Genomic window (bacterium):
GCCAGCGCGTTCATCACGCCATCGACCTTCGTCTTGGCCAGGCCGCGGCGCGAGGGCGCGGTCAGCGTCCATTCCCAGTCCTGGGGCGGCGGCGCGGCGCCGTCGCCGGGTCCGGCGGCCGTCAGGACTTTTTCCATCACCAGGGTCTTGTCCCCCTGGTGCAGGGCGATCTTGCGGATGCCGGCGGCGTCGGTCTTGAACACCGACAGGTCCAGGAAGTGGCGCGATTCGGGCCTGGATTCCGGCGACCACAGGCCGAGCTTGCCGCGCACCTCGGTCCTCGCCAGGTAGACCGCGTTGCTGCCCGGCGCGCGCACGAAGACGCCCGCGCCGTCGTCGGCCCGCTTGCCCAGCAGCAGCGCGCACACCGGCTGCCAGTCCTTGCCGAACAGGGTCACCTCCACGGGGGTCGAGCGCGGGCCCAGGCCGTAGTCGTCCAGGATCGCCGCCTCGTCGGAGCGGAAATCGCCCTGCAGGCTGTCCATGGCGGCCAGCAGCTCCTGGATCTTGCGCGGGTCGGCGGGATGGTCCCAGGCGGTGCGGGTGACCCAGCCCCCGCCCAGCCGCTCGATCACGACCGTCGCGGTGTCGGCTCCGGCGCCGACGGTGACGCGGTTGACGTCGGCCGGGTCGAAGTCCGCCGCCACCACGGTGGCGGTGGCGGGCGACGTCACGGCCCGCCGGTGCAGCACGCGCTGCGCGACGCTGACGACCAGCAGCAGCGCCGCCGCCAGAGCCAGGATCGTCAGGGGGCGGTTGCGGGTCATCGCGCCGCCTCCTTGCGGCGCTTCGCGGCGCGCAGCAGGCCGAAGGCCGCCAGGGCGACGGGCACCAGCACGGCGGCGAACAGGCGGTAGAAGAGCTTCTCGCCGTCGTCGACCGGCCGGATCACGCGCTGGGTCAGGGCCTTCGAGCGGATCGAGATCATGTCCTCGCCGTGGGTCAGCGCGTCGACGGCGTTGAGCAGCAGCAGGGCGTTCTGGCCGGCCTGCAGCCCCATGTCGTCGAACATCTTGGCGCAGCCGACGACCGCGACGCGGGCCTTCCCGGCGCGCAGCGGGGTCGCCGCGTCGGCCGCCGGCGGCGCGACCGCGCCGTCGGTCGCCATGGCGGGCCAGGCCGGGGTCGGGCGCCCCGCGAAGGCGTCGGGGAAGCTGCCCTCGAGCAGCACCGCCAGCGGCAGCCGCGGTTCGATCTGCTTGCCCTCGGGAGCGAACAGGCTGCCGGGCAGCAGGCCCTCGGTGAACGGCGCGCGCCAGGCGCGCTCGCTGCCGGTGAACAGCACCGTCGAGGTCAGGCCGTTGGCGCTCATCGTCGCGGCGTCCAGGTCCAGGG
Coding sequences:
- a CDS encoding DUF4340 domain-containing protein, encoding MTRNRPLTILALAAALLLVVSVAQRVLHRRAVTSPATATVVAADFDPADVNRVTVGAGADTATVVIERLGGGWVTRTAWDHPADPRKIQELLAAMDSLQGDFRSDEAAILDDYGLGPRSTPVEVTLFGKDWQPVCALLLGKRADDGAGVFVRAPGSNAVYLARTEVRGKLGLWSPESRPESRHFLDLSVFKTDAAGIRKIALHQGDKTLVMEKVLTAAGPGDGAAPPPQDWEWTLTAPSRRGLAKTKVDGVMNALAAVQAADVADPGVGMDRYGLWKAERRVEVTLADGSTFELRVGDARPATGGAQEGRYCMTSLDRKIWVIRDFKIEQIFKKLEDLLPDA